One genomic window of Actinoplanes lobatus includes the following:
- a CDS encoding ABC transporter substrate-binding protein has product MNAIGNTAGPTRRHLLTLAGLTATAATLPGCGRGFGGGGDDDDGRIDINMVWWGDAQRAQFTQKSLDLFQTANPGIRVRTEYQDSSPYKDKLAARFAAGDPPDLMAMRFDSLREYADRGTLLDLAKHAGTLDLTGLTEPARALGQVGPQIFGVPSGLNTISFVVNKTITDQYGVSIPDGDTWTWADLSTFAAAVTKASGGKVYGTNFEPWTVANLLVFARQRGEDFFTADGRLGSTAGTITAWFELTEGLRAAKAFPPAGFIDQNNGASPAQSYLAKKSIASQIIPSNNLLGYNQASGGNLVMLRIPGETARRGQSIDTPALWSIAATSKHPDETLKLLNFLINDVEAARVGGATRGVPPNRKIAEQIAPDLDADNKRATEFLSALQNEKLPPSYPYPVGASKLTNILKTISTEVEFGRLKPAAAGERFITEARKEIHG; this is encoded by the coding sequence GTGAACGCAATCGGCAACACCGCCGGGCCCACCCGGCGCCACCTGCTCACCCTCGCCGGGCTCACCGCCACCGCCGCCACCCTGCCCGGATGCGGCCGCGGCTTCGGCGGTGGAGGCGATGACGACGACGGCCGGATCGACATCAACATGGTGTGGTGGGGCGACGCCCAGCGCGCCCAGTTCACCCAGAAATCGCTGGACCTGTTCCAGACCGCCAACCCCGGCATCCGGGTGCGCACCGAATACCAGGACAGCTCGCCGTACAAGGACAAACTCGCCGCGCGCTTCGCGGCCGGCGACCCGCCCGACCTGATGGCCATGCGCTTCGACAGCCTCCGCGAGTACGCCGACCGCGGCACCCTGCTCGACCTGGCGAAACACGCCGGCACCCTGGACCTGACCGGTCTCACCGAGCCGGCCCGGGCGCTCGGCCAGGTCGGCCCGCAGATCTTCGGCGTGCCCTCCGGCCTCAACACGATCAGTTTCGTCGTCAACAAGACCATCACCGATCAGTACGGCGTGAGCATCCCGGACGGCGACACCTGGACCTGGGCGGACCTGTCGACGTTCGCCGCCGCCGTCACCAAGGCCAGCGGCGGCAAGGTCTACGGCACCAACTTCGAACCCTGGACCGTCGCCAACCTGCTCGTCTTCGCCCGCCAGCGCGGCGAGGACTTCTTCACCGCGGACGGCCGACTCGGCTCCACCGCCGGCACCATCACCGCCTGGTTCGAGTTGACCGAGGGCCTGCGCGCCGCCAAGGCGTTCCCGCCGGCCGGGTTCATCGACCAGAACAACGGCGCCTCACCGGCCCAGTCCTACCTGGCCAAGAAGTCGATCGCCTCGCAGATCATCCCGTCGAACAACCTGCTCGGCTACAACCAGGCGTCCGGCGGCAATCTCGTCATGCTGCGCATCCCGGGGGAGACCGCCCGCCGCGGGCAGTCCATCGACACCCCGGCCCTGTGGTCGATCGCCGCCACCTCGAAGCATCCCGACGAGACGCTCAAGCTGCTCAACTTCCTGATCAACGACGTGGAGGCGGCACGGGTCGGCGGCGCCACCCGCGGTGTGCCGCCGAACCGGAAGATCGCCGAGCAGATCGCGCCCGACCTGGACGCCGACAACAAGCGGGCCACCGAGTTCCTCAGCGCGCTGCAGAACGAGAAGCTGCCGCCGTCCTACCCGTACCCGGTCGGCGCCAGCAAACTCACCAACATCCTCAAGACGATCAGCACCGAGGTCGAGTTCGGGCGGCTCAAGCCGGCCGCCGCCGGGGAGCGGTTCATCACCGAGGCCCGCAAGGAGATCCACGGATGA
- a CDS encoding DUF6807 domain-containing protein: MPKAQAHELRCAGRVVARYVWDPRLPATVSPRPYLHPVTTLGGTTVTGFMPDDHVHHLGASIALPIVNDVNFWGGSTYVSGHGSIRLDNHGRQDHHRWLHRDDDRAEHELHWTGRDGVTLAHERRVLTVRQLTHDAWMLRVTFTLTSADGTALEIDSPAARGREGAGYGGFFWRAPAGLDRVHAYGRDTNGDVHGSRDPWVVLSGHHRGGTPWTLIFLADEKDPWFVRSADYAGVCSAIAWKRLTVAPGGTLTRGLSVVIADGPPSSAITGTAMAAIREEPA; this comes from the coding sequence ATGCCGAAGGCTCAGGCACATGAACTCCGCTGCGCCGGCCGGGTCGTCGCCCGCTACGTCTGGGATCCGCGACTGCCCGCGACCGTCTCCCCCAGGCCCTACCTGCACCCGGTCACCACGCTCGGCGGCACCACGGTCACCGGGTTCATGCCCGACGATCACGTCCACCATCTGGGCGCCAGCATCGCCTTGCCGATCGTCAACGACGTCAACTTCTGGGGCGGCAGTACATATGTAAGCGGTCATGGATCAATACGTCTGGACAACCACGGCCGACAGGACCACCACCGCTGGCTGCACCGGGACGACGACCGCGCCGAACACGAGCTGCACTGGACCGGCCGTGACGGCGTCACCCTGGCCCACGAGCGCCGTGTCCTGACCGTCCGGCAGCTCACCCACGACGCCTGGATGCTGCGTGTCACCTTCACTCTGACCAGCGCGGACGGCACCGCACTGGAGATCGACAGCCCGGCCGCCCGGGGCCGGGAAGGCGCCGGGTACGGCGGATTCTTCTGGCGTGCGCCAGCCGGCCTCGACCGGGTGCACGCCTACGGCCGCGACACCAACGGCGACGTGCACGGCAGCCGCGACCCCTGGGTGGTCCTCAGCGGCCACCACCGCGGGGGCACACCGTGGACGCTGATCTTCCTGGCCGACGAGAAGGACCCCTGGTTCGTGCGGTCCGCCGACTACGCCGGCGTGTGCTCGGCGATCGCCTGGAAACGGCTCACCGTCGCGCCCGGCGGCACCCTCACCCGCGGCCTGTCCGTGGTGATCGCCGACGGCCCACCCAGCAGCGCCATCACCGGCACCGCGATGGCGGCCATCCGCGAGGAGCCGGCATGA